From the Solanum stenotomum isolate F172 chromosome 4, ASM1918654v1, whole genome shotgun sequence genome, one window contains:
- the LOC125861206 gene encoding uncharacterized protein LOC125861206 codes for MQRLVDHVLAVTKESVKTFTYESLNNVVRLINGMSALLLTILPGNSSILEGIHGWELRPAFRGPRLPRWMEDGVSSFNQFIHELSVEPNASSSVEYSSQEDVDENIGPMSPLLQSSRVSRVSSFTRQSGNWVHLLRYIFSWFIFPIKFMLGIPLYLYGSRTTSGSLQSSPLRATKRLQSLKDHFVQRATDRRRGVVEDLHLAIEIIIETVFGFVHKAAHCLLSPIVTFTEVVKWFFSCMSGPEDVPADGSGVSVPTDTLSENDPTPRERQTSFYHSLNTDARTCQDVITELGYPYEALRVVTNDGYILLLERIPRRDARKVVYLQHGVFDSSMGWISNGVVGSPAFAAYDQGYDVFLGNFRGLVSREHVDSNISPRQYWRYSINEHGTQDIPAIIQKIHEIKVSELKNSQAGFEEECESDQPYKLCAISHSLGGAAILMYVITQRIEEKPHRLSRLILLSPAGFHHDSNIVFTVMEYVFLVLSPLLMPFVPAFYIPTRFFRMLVNKLARDFHNLPGVGGLVQTLISYVVGGDSSNWVGALGLSHYNMNDMPAVSFCVALHMAQIKRSRKFIMFDYGSAASNMEVYGSPQPLDLGEYYLLIDIPVDLVAGQKDNVIRPSMVRKHYDLMTDAGVDVSYNEFEYAHLDFTFSHREELLTYVMSRLMLVGYSTKQPAGQKSFKESEK; via the exons ATGCAACGGCTCGTTGACCATGTCCTTGCTGTAACCAAAGA GTCAGTTAAAACATTCACTTATGAGTCATTGAACAATGTTGTGAGGTTGATAAATGGGATGTCCGCACTATTATTGACAATATTACCAGGGAACTCTTCTATTCTTGAAGGTATCCATGGTTGGGAGCTTCGGCCAGCATTTCGTGGGCCTAGGCTTCCACGCTGGATGGAAGA TGGTGTCTCATCCTTTAACCAATTCATTCATGAGCTTTCTGTTGAACCCAATGCCTCATCAAGTGTAGAATACTCATCACAGGAAGATGTTGATGAAAACATCGGTCCAATGTCTCCTCTGTTACAAAGTTCTCGTGTATCCAGAGTGAGCAGTTTTACAAGGCAGAGCGGTAATTGGGTACATTTGCTCAGATACATCTTCTCATGGTTCATTTTCCCCATTAAATTTATGTTGGGAATACCGTTGTATCTCTATGGTTCACGTACTACGTCTGGGAGTCTCCAGTCTTCCCCTCTACGAGCTACCAAGAGATTACAGTCACTCAAGGACCACTTTGTCCAACGTGCCACTGACAGAAGGCGAGGCGTAGTTGAG GATCTCCATCTAGCAATTGAGATTATTATTGAGACTGTCTTTGGATTCGTCCACAAGGCAGCACATTGTCTTCTTTCACCGATAGTCACTTTTACGGAAGTGGTGAAATGGTTCTTTTCTTGTATGAGTGGTCCTGAGGATGTTCCTGCTGATGGTTCAGGTGTATCTGTACCTACAGATACTCTTTCAGAGAATGACCCTACGCCTAGGGAACGACAAACAAGCTTTTATCATTCCCTAAATACAGATGCTAGGACGTGTCAAGATGTCATAACAGAGCTTGG GTACCCATATGAAGCTCTTCGTGTGGTAACTAACGATGGATATATTCTCCTTTTGGAGAGAATTCCAAG ACGTGATGCTCGGAAAGTTGTTTATCTGCAACATGGGGTTTTTGATTCATCCATGGG TTGGATATCGAATGGAGTTGTTGGTTCTCCTGCATTTGCAGCCTATGATCAAG GGTATGATGTTTTCCTTGGAAATTTTCGCGGACTGGTTTCGAGAGAACATGTTGACAGCAATATATCCCCACGACA ATACTGGAGGTACTCCATAAATGAGCACGGGACACAAGATATACCTGCGATCATACAGAAGATCCATGAAATAAAAGTTTCTGAATTGAAAAATAGCCAAGCGGGTTTTGAGGAAGAGTGTGAGAGTGATCAACCATACAAGCTCTGTGCTATTTCCCATAGTTTGGGTGGAGCTGCTATTCTGATGTATGTCATAACCCAGCGAATTGAGGAAAAACCCCATAGGCTTTCAAGATTAATCTTGTTATCACCTGCTGGCTTCCATCATGATTCAAATATTGTATTCACGGTGATGGAGTACGTATTCCTAGTGTTATCTCCTTTACTGATGCCCTTTGTGCCAGCTTTCTATATACCCACTCGTTTTTTCCGCATGCTGGTCAATAAGTTGGCACGGGACTTCCATAACTTACCTGGAGTTGGAGGCCTTGTGCAAACCCTGATAAGTTATGTGGTTGGTGGAGACAGTTCAAATTGGGTCGGAGCTTTGGGGTTATCACATTACAATATGAATGATATGCCAGCTGTTTCATTTTGCGTGGCACTTCACATGGCACAGATCAAACGCAGCCGTAAATTTATCATGTTTGACTACGGGAGTGCTGCTTCAAACATGGAAGTCTATGGATCTCCACAGCCCTTGGATTTGGGGGAGTACTATCTCTTAATTGATATTCCTGTTGACCTTGTTGCTGGGCAGAAGGACAACGTAATCAGGCCGTCCATGGTTAGGAAGCATTATGACCTGATGACTGATGCAGGTGTAGATGTATCATATAATGAGTTTGAGTACGCACATTTGGATTTTACATTTTCTCATCGTGAAGAACTACTCACATATGTAATGTCCCGGTTAATGTTAGTAGGGTATTCGACAAAGCAACCAGCTGGGCAGAAATCATTTAAGGAATCGGAGAAATGA
- the LOC125861347 gene encoding uncharacterized protein LOC125861347, whose product MAEYEACFLGLRMAIDMNIKELLVIGDFDLLVHQLQGEWTTKNDEELDGKPWYYDIRRLIEAQEYPKNATSKQKWTLKRIANHFFLNGEILYRRTLDLGLLRCVDATEVTRLLEEIHAGTCGPHMNGFTLAKKILRAGYFWMTIERWHQVEALTYKAVIKKVVANFVHNNIVCRFGIPESIITDNVANLNSDLKKETCERFKIAHRNSTVYRPQMNGAVEAANKNIKKILKKIVDSHKQWHEKLLYALLGYRTTIRTSTGATPYMLVYGSEAVIPTKVEIPSLRIIQEVGLDDAKWIRSRHEQLILIDEKRMDAVGHGQLYQNKMTKAFNKKVKPRRFTSGQLVLKKIFPHQGEAKGKFALNCQESYMIHRVLSGGAVILAEMDSRVSPKPINSDAIKKYYIRRPQD is encoded by the exons ATGGCAGAATATGAAGCTTGTTTTCTCGGACTCAGGATGGCCATAGACATGAATATCAAAGAACTCTTGGTGATAGGAGATTTCGACTTGTTGGTTCATCAATTACAAGGAGAATGGACCACTAAGAATG ATGAGGAACTGGATGGAAAACCCTGGTATTATGACATCAGAAGATTGATAGAAGCACAAGAATATCCTAAAAATGCTACAAGCAAACAAAAATGGACTTTGAAGAGGATAGCCAATCATTTCTTCCTTAATGGAGAAATCCTATATAGGAGAACTTTGGATTTAGGATTGCTGAGGTGTGTCGACGCCACAGAAGTGACAAGGCTTTTGGAAGAAATACATGCAGGAACATGTGGACCTCATATGAATGGGTTCACTTTGGCAAAGAAGATTTTAAGAGCTGGATATTTTTGGATGACCATAGAGAGATGGCATCAG GTCGAAGCTTTGACATACAAGGCAGTGATCAAGAAGGTAGTGGCAAACTTTGTTCACAACAACATAGTTTGTCGGTTTGGAATTCCAGAATCAATCATAACAGACAATGTAGCCAACCTCAACAGCGATCTTAAGAAGGAAACTTGTGAAAGGTTCAAGATTGCTCATCGAAATTCCACGGTTTACCGGCCACAGATGAATGGAGCAGTTGAGGCTGcaaataagaatatcaagaagatCCTAAAGAAAATAGTGGACAGTCACAAGCAATGGCATGAGAAGCTACTATATGCTTTACTTGGTTATCGCACCACGATCAGAACATCAACTGGGGCAACTCCTTATATGTTGGTTTATGGTTCAGAAGCAGTAATACCTACTAAGGTGGAAATACCATCTTTAAGGATTATCCAAGAGGTTGGTCTGGACGATGCAAAATGGATACGTAGCAGGCATGAACAATTGATACTCATCGATGAAAAGAGGATGGACGCAGTTGGTCATGGCCAACTCTATCAAAACAAAATGACCAAAGCGTTCAACAAGAAAGTCAAACCTCGACGGTTCACATCGGGGCAGTTGGTATTGAAGAAGATCTTTCCTCACCAAGGAGAAgccaaagggaaatttgcactaAATTGTCAAGAATCCTACATGATTCATAGAGTACTCTCAGGAGGAGCAGTAATCTTAGCAGAAATGGACAGCAGAGTAAGCCCAAAGCCAATTAATTCAGACGCCATCAAGAAATACTACATCCGAAGACCTCAAGATTAG
- the LOC125861208 gene encoding protein PELPK1-like encodes MGSQMKKQFACALAFFLIATCTMAYSPYSYESTDSTYKKVPTTIAKSEDYEVPSMPKSEYKMSSFPRNEYFNKPSISEDSYKKVSYVPEAEYKESFLPKFDYLKKPLVSEDNYEKVLYVPKVPSGPKEEYKVSSLPKNDYYKKPLVLEDSYKKASYVPELPSIAKPEHKESFLPKFDYFKKPSIPEDNYKKTSYVPEGPSMDKLEYKESFLPKLDYFKKPSISEENYEKVSYIPKVPSVPKEEYKVSSLPKNDYYKKPLVPEDNYKKVSYVPKVPSVPRDESKVPSLSKNDYYKMPSIPEDNYKKVSYVPKVPSVPKEEYKVPILPKNDYYEKSSVSEDNYKKVSYVPKIPSVPKEEYRVPSLSKNDYYKKPFVVEDNYKKVSSVPKPEYKVPSLPKSDYYKKPSPLPSPPPPYY; translated from the exons ATGGGAAGCCAAATGAAGAAGCAATTTGCTTGTGCTTTGGCATTTTTCTTGATTGCCACATGCACTATGGCATACTCACCTTATTCTTATGAATCAACAGATTCAACATACAAAAAAGTACCAACCACAATTGCTAAAAGTGAAGACTACGAG GTACCCTCAATGCCTAAATCAGAATACAAGATGTCGTCTTTTCCAAGAAACGAATATTTCAATAAGCCATCAATTTCAGAAGATAGCTACAAGAAGGTGTCATATGTTCCAGAGGCAGAATACAAGgagtcatttttgccaaaatttgactACTTGAAGAAGCCATTAGTTTCAGAAGATAACTATGAAAAGGTGTTATATGTTCCAAAGGTTCCCTCAGGGCCTAAAGAAGAATACAAGGTGTCTTCTTTGCCAAAGAATGACTACTACAAGAAGCCATTAGTTTTAGAAGACAGCTACAAGAAAGCGTCATACGTTCCAGAGTTACCCTCGATAGCTAAACCAGAACATAAGgagtcatttttgccaaaatttgactACTTTAAGAAGCCATCAATTCCAGAAGACAACTACAAGAAGACGTCATATGTTCCAGAGGGACCCTCGATGGATAAATTAGAATATAAGgagtcatttttgccaaaattagaCTACTTTAAGAAGCCATCAATTTCAGAAGAGAACTATGAAAAGGTGTCATATATTCCAAAGGTTCCCTCTGTGCCTAAAGAAGAATACAAGGTGTCTTCTTTGCCAAAGAATGATTACTACAAGAAGCCACTAGTTCCAGAAGATAACTACAAGAAGGTGTCATATGTTCCAAAGGTGCCCTCAGTGCCTAGAGATGAATCCAAGGTGCCTTCTTTGTCAAAGAATGACTACTACAAGATGCCATCAATTCCAGAAGATAACTACAAAAAGGTGTCATATGTTCCAAAGGTGCCTTCCGTGCCTAAGGAAGAATACAAGGTGCCTATTTTGCCTAAGAATGACTACTACGAGAAGTCATCGGTTTCGGAAGACAACTACAAGAAGGTATCATATGTTCCTAAGATACCCTCTGTACCTAAAGAAGAATACAGGGTACCTTCTTTGTCAAAGAATGACTACTATAAGAAGCCATTTGTTGTAGAAGATAACTACAAAAAGGTGTCCTCAGTACCTAAACCAGAATACAAGGTGCCGTCTTTGCCAAAAAGTGACTACTACAAGAAGCCATCACCTTTGCCATCACCACCACCTCCATATTATTAA